In Catenulispora sp. EB89, a single genomic region encodes these proteins:
- a CDS encoding ATP/GTP-binding protein: MTIVQTTAKILVAGGFGVGKTTLVGTVSEIEPLTTEAEMTSVGRGIDDTVGVPAKTATTVAFDFGRLTLAEDLILYLFGTPGQERFWFLWEELARGAIGAVVLADVRRLADAFAAIDFFEHRGMPHVVAVNQFDGARSYSEDALREALAIPASTPVLICDARDRTSTVTVLLALVEHAVKWSSEEA, from the coding sequence ATGACGATCGTGCAGACAACGGCCAAGATCCTGGTCGCGGGCGGCTTCGGCGTGGGCAAGACCACGCTGGTCGGTACGGTGTCCGAGATCGAGCCGCTGACCACCGAGGCCGAGATGACCTCGGTCGGCCGCGGCATCGACGACACTGTCGGCGTGCCCGCGAAGACCGCGACCACGGTCGCCTTCGACTTCGGCCGCCTGACCCTGGCCGAGGACCTGATCCTGTACCTGTTCGGCACCCCCGGCCAGGAGCGTTTCTGGTTCCTGTGGGAGGAGCTGGCCCGCGGCGCGATCGGCGCGGTGGTCCTGGCCGACGTCCGCCGCCTGGCCGACGCCTTCGCCGCGATCGACTTCTTCGAACACCGCGGCATGCCGCACGTCGTGGCGGTGAACCAGTTCGACGGCGCCCGCAGCTACAGCGAGGACGCGCTGCGCGAGGCGCTGGCCATCCCGGCGTCCACCCCGGTGCTGATCTGCGACGCGCGCGACCGCACCTCGACCGTGACCGTGCTGCTGGCGCTGGTCGAGCACGCGGTGAAGTGGAGCTCGGAGGAGGCGTGA
- a CDS encoding DNA-3-methyladenine glycosylase I → MQDLVTGEDGLPRCGWAGTGGDYASYHDTEWGRTLHGDDAMFERLSLEGFQAGLAWITVLRKREAFRTAFHNFQIDAVAALTEADVERLLTDPGIIRSRAKIESAVNNARVVREIPGGLDAYLWSFAPATHRRPKTFGETPTETPESKAMAKALKKTGVKFIGPTSAYALMQATGMVDDHLKGCFRAEA, encoded by the coding sequence GTGCAAGATCTCGTAACAGGCGAAGACGGCCTCCCCCGCTGCGGCTGGGCGGGCACCGGCGGCGACTACGCGTCGTACCACGACACCGAGTGGGGCCGCACCCTGCACGGCGACGACGCGATGTTCGAGCGCCTGAGCCTGGAGGGCTTCCAGGCCGGCCTGGCCTGGATCACCGTGCTGCGCAAGCGCGAGGCGTTCCGGACGGCCTTCCACAACTTCCAGATCGACGCGGTCGCGGCCCTGACCGAAGCCGACGTGGAACGCCTCCTGACCGACCCCGGCATCATCCGCAGCCGCGCCAAGATCGAGTCGGCCGTCAACAACGCCCGCGTGGTCCGCGAAATCCCCGGCGGCCTGGACGCCTACCTGTGGAGCTTCGCCCCCGCCACCCACCGCCGCCCCAAGACCTTCGGCGAGACCCCGACCGAAACCCCGGAGTCGAAGGCCATGGCCAAAGCCCTGAAGAAGACCGGCGTGAAGTTCATCGGCCCGACCTCCGCCTACGCCCTGATGCAGGCCACCGGCATGGTCGACGATCACCTGAAGGGCTGCTTCCGAGCCGAGGCCTGA
- a CDS encoding tetratricopeptide repeat protein has protein sequence MDLNEQVMALCRELGTPHGEAIARYDLGRLSLATGDAPAAVRLHEQSLALIRVVETGKERPRC, from the coding sequence ATCGACCTGAACGAGCAGGTCATGGCCCTGTGCCGGGAACTCGGCACCCCGCACGGCGAGGCGATTGCCCGCTACGACCTGGGCCGCCTCAGCCTGGCGACCGGCGACGCCCCCGCCGCGGTCCGCCTCCACGAACAGTCGCTGGCGCTCATCCGCGTCGTGGAGACCGGCAAGGAGAGGCCGAGATGCTGA
- a CDS encoding alpha/beta fold hydrolase, protein MAQRRALHSGLAPMTWARWDARAQAHEQLGAWNLEALEAFFAVPLEADLLPALRALTSPVLVVAGGSDALLGLKPVVAVADLFLRGRAIVLDSGHYPWVEQPEAFLDELGALFTPNPITPTDRPQQRSRSRSPAR, encoded by the coding sequence ATGGCGCAGCGGCGCGCGCTCCATTCCGGACTCGCCCCGATGACGTGGGCCCGCTGGGACGCGCGCGCCCAAGCCCACGAACAGCTCGGCGCGTGGAATCTTGAGGCGCTGGAAGCGTTTTTCGCCGTGCCGCTGGAAGCCGATCTGCTGCCCGCGCTGCGCGCCCTGACGAGCCCGGTCCTGGTGGTGGCAGGTGGTTCGGACGCGTTGTTGGGACTCAAGCCGGTCGTGGCCGTGGCTGACCTCTTCCTGCGCGGCAGGGCCATCGTGCTGGACTCAGGGCACTACCCCTGGGTCGAGCAACCCGAGGCCTTCCTTGACGAACTCGGCGCGCTCTTCACCCCGAACCCCATCACGCCAACAGATCGGCCACAGCAGCGATCCCGCTCTCGATCGCCCGCTCGCTGA
- a CDS encoding PLP-dependent aminotransferase family protein produces the protein MAIQWSGLSPEILVRLDRDSGQPLRSQLETALREAIRSNRLPGGERLPSSRELARELGVSRGLVQNCYNQLLSEGYLTSRTGSATRVAERAFPAAPPEPAPPPAPSQLLADLRAGVPDLASFPRNDWVWAVREVCGGIANADLNYGDPRGHIKLRQVLAGYSSRVRAAAAVPEQLIVTTGFAQGVNLVARALVQAGVRCVAFEDPGYGNVENSETVRAVAESGLRTVHVPVDDLGIDVAALAATDAQAVLVTPAHQSPTGVVLAPRRRQALVDWAVRNDAFIVEDDYDSEFRYDREPIGVLQGLAPDRVFTLGTVSKALAPAVRLGWVLTPSAQTEAVAEQKHISDRGSSTLNQLALAALLESGRYDRHLRRMRTVYAGRRTALIAALERHAPHVKLTGLAAGFHAVAHLPEHADERAVAAAARERRVGLYPLGDYRAAVEPAPPRLVLGFGNVSERAIESGIAAVADLLA, from the coding sequence GTGGCAATCCAGTGGTCCGGTTTGAGCCCGGAAATCTTGGTCCGGTTGGATCGGGACAGCGGACAGCCGCTGCGGTCGCAACTGGAGACCGCCTTGCGCGAGGCGATCCGCAGCAATCGGCTGCCCGGCGGAGAACGCCTGCCGTCGTCGCGGGAACTGGCCCGCGAGCTGGGGGTGTCCCGCGGGCTCGTGCAGAACTGCTACAACCAGCTCCTCTCGGAGGGCTATCTGACCAGCCGGACGGGCTCGGCCACCAGAGTCGCGGAACGTGCTTTCCCGGCTGCGCCGCCGGAGCCCGCGCCGCCTCCGGCGCCCTCGCAGCTCCTCGCGGATCTGCGTGCGGGAGTACCCGATCTGGCGAGTTTTCCGCGCAACGACTGGGTCTGGGCGGTCCGTGAAGTGTGCGGCGGTATCGCGAATGCCGATCTGAATTATGGAGACCCGCGCGGACATATCAAACTCCGCCAAGTACTCGCCGGCTATTCCAGCAGAGTGCGCGCGGCGGCGGCTGTCCCCGAGCAGTTGATCGTCACCACCGGATTCGCGCAGGGCGTCAATCTCGTGGCGCGGGCATTGGTTCAGGCCGGTGTTCGCTGTGTCGCATTCGAAGATCCCGGGTACGGAAATGTCGAGAACAGCGAAACCGTGCGGGCCGTCGCCGAGTCGGGCCTGCGGACCGTGCACGTGCCGGTCGACGACCTCGGCATCGACGTGGCGGCGCTGGCGGCCACCGACGCGCAGGCCGTGCTCGTCACGCCGGCGCACCAGTCGCCGACCGGCGTCGTGCTCGCGCCCCGGCGGCGCCAGGCTCTGGTCGACTGGGCCGTCCGCAACGACGCCTTCATCGTCGAGGACGACTACGACTCGGAGTTCCGCTACGACCGCGAGCCCATCGGCGTCCTGCAAGGGCTCGCCCCCGACCGCGTCTTCACGCTCGGCACGGTGAGCAAGGCCCTGGCGCCGGCGGTGCGGCTCGGCTGGGTGCTGACACCGTCCGCGCAGACCGAGGCGGTCGCGGAGCAGAAGCACATCAGCGACCGGGGCTCGTCCACCTTGAACCAGTTGGCGCTGGCGGCCTTGCTGGAATCCGGGCGCTACGACCGCCACCTGCGGCGGATGCGCACGGTCTACGCCGGCCGCCGCACGGCGCTGATCGCCGCGCTGGAGCGGCACGCGCCGCACGTCAAGCTAACCGGTCTGGCGGCGGGCTTCCACGCCGTCGCCCACCTTCCGGAGCACGCGGACGAGCGGGCCGTGGCCGCGGCTGCCCGCGAGCGGCGGGTCGGCTTGTATCCGCTGGGGGATTACCGCGCTGCGGTCGAGCCCGCACCGCCCCGGCTGGTGTTGGGATTCGGCAATGTCAGCGAGCGGGCGATCGAGAGCGGGATCGCTGCTGTGGCCGATCTGTTGGCGTGA
- a CDS encoding MFS transporter, with protein sequence MRPQRLSAVPIQPDQDFRAQTGPLDCHKIGPYHRGNSRSTVRNMSTQLSTAPDRNTDVNALQPRIMSRPLVLVFLSQFCTLSSFFLLLSVTPLFATAAGAGSAGAGLVNGALLAGTVAAELVSSAVMRHCANRTVLAVGAVLMGLPTLALHSGSALGVIIAVSSVRGFGFGLSTVVAGAMAAELVPPERRGEGFGLFGMVATVPAVVALPLGLWFAGHVGSSVVIVATAVTGFVPLAVFPWLSDATGLRQRRQRRQQQRSTSSGPRRRTGSGQQTLSDILRQRTQLRLGLIFAASTIGAGVVVSFLPLAAGISKNLAAAGLLAQALTAAVGRWWAGRSGDRKGHARLLAPALAISSSAMAALLWPASPIAVIAGMSAFGAGFGIIQNATFALLIEGAPAGDAGAASALWNLAYDVGYGAGPAVFGLVVSHTGYPAAFVMTGALMLAAVPAAGSRLRHIR encoded by the coding sequence TTGCGACCGCAGCGGCTGTCCGCTGTCCCGATCCAACCGGACCAAGATTTCCGGGCTCAAACCGGACCACTGGATTGCCACAAGATTGGACCTTACCACCGCGGTAACTCGCGCTCTACCGTAAGAAATATGAGCACGCAGCTGAGCACGGCACCCGACCGGAATACAGATGTGAATGCGCTCCAGCCTCGGATCATGAGCCGACCCCTGGTTCTTGTTTTCCTGTCCCAGTTCTGCACATTGTCGAGCTTCTTTTTGCTGCTCTCAGTAACTCCGTTGTTTGCCACAGCCGCCGGCGCCGGGAGTGCCGGGGCGGGACTCGTCAACGGCGCGCTGCTGGCAGGGACCGTTGCGGCGGAACTCGTTTCCTCCGCGGTGATGAGGCATTGTGCGAACCGGACTGTGCTTGCCGTCGGAGCCGTGCTCATGGGACTCCCGACGCTCGCTCTGCACTCCGGCAGCGCCCTGGGCGTCATCATCGCTGTCAGCTCTGTTCGCGGCTTCGGGTTCGGCCTGAGCACGGTCGTCGCGGGCGCGATGGCGGCGGAGCTGGTGCCGCCGGAGCGGCGCGGCGAAGGGTTCGGGCTCTTCGGAATGGTGGCCACGGTGCCGGCTGTCGTGGCGCTGCCGTTGGGGCTCTGGTTCGCCGGACATGTCGGCAGTTCCGTGGTGATCGTGGCCACGGCCGTCACCGGATTCGTTCCGCTGGCAGTGTTTCCGTGGCTGTCCGACGCGACCGGGTTGCGGCAGCGGCGGCAGCGGCGGCAACAACAGCGATCGACGTCTTCAGGCCCGAGACGACGTACCGGCTCCGGACAGCAGACCCTGTCGGACATCCTTCGCCAGCGGACGCAGCTGCGGCTGGGACTCATCTTCGCTGCCAGCACGATCGGTGCCGGCGTCGTCGTCTCCTTCCTTCCGCTCGCGGCCGGGATCTCCAAGAATCTGGCCGCCGCGGGCCTGCTCGCGCAGGCTCTGACGGCTGCCGTCGGCCGCTGGTGGGCCGGGCGTTCCGGTGACCGGAAAGGACATGCCCGGCTTCTGGCCCCGGCACTCGCGATCTCCTCGTCGGCGATGGCCGCGCTGCTCTGGCCCGCGTCTCCGATAGCGGTGATCGCCGGCATGAGCGCGTTCGGCGCCGGCTTCGGGATCATCCAGAACGCGACGTTCGCGCTCCTGATCGAGGGCGCGCCGGCCGGCGACGCCGGCGCTGCGAGCGCGCTGTGGAATCTGGCCTATGACGTCGGATACGGAGCCGGGCCGGCCGTGTTCGGACTCGTCGTCAGCCACACGGGATACCCCGCAGCGTTCGTCATGACCGGCGCGCTGATGCTCGCGGCCGTTCCGGCGGCCGGGTCCCGCTTGCGTCACATTCGCTGA
- a CDS encoding YihY/virulence factor BrkB family protein: MAKRTALECRDDELLDRAAALTYYGFLAVFPTLLLAISILGLLGTSEVNSVLNNVQKLAPGSVRNVLRTAIQQVRAGSGAGGTLALAGIAGAMWSASGYVGAFIRASTVIYGGVREKRPIWKVLPLRIGLTMLMMLASMISVVIVVFTGPLAGKTANIFGLSHTAVTVWSILKWPVLVLLVAGMIVLLFWAAPDAHSGGFRWISPGSTLAVVLWLILSSGFATYIANFASYNKTYGTVAGVIVFLLWLWLSNLAILLGLEFNAELARGQSREPAVGSDAS, encoded by the coding sequence GTGGCCAAGCGCACCGCGCTGGAGTGCCGCGACGACGAGCTGCTGGACCGGGCCGCCGCGCTGACGTACTACGGCTTCCTGGCGGTGTTCCCGACGCTGCTGCTCGCCATCTCCATCCTCGGCCTCCTCGGCACCTCGGAGGTCAACTCGGTCCTGAACAACGTCCAGAAGCTCGCCCCGGGCTCGGTGCGCAACGTCCTGCGCACCGCCATCCAGCAGGTGCGGGCCGGCAGCGGCGCGGGCGGGACGCTGGCCCTGGCCGGTATCGCCGGCGCCATGTGGTCGGCGTCGGGCTACGTGGGGGCCTTCATCCGCGCGTCGACCGTGATCTACGGCGGCGTCCGCGAGAAGCGGCCGATCTGGAAGGTCCTGCCGCTGCGAATAGGTCTCACGATGCTGATGATGCTGGCCTCCATGATCAGCGTGGTCATCGTGGTGTTCACCGGCCCGCTGGCCGGGAAGACCGCCAACATCTTCGGCCTGAGCCACACCGCCGTGACGGTGTGGTCGATCCTGAAGTGGCCGGTCCTGGTGCTCCTGGTGGCCGGCATGATCGTGCTGCTGTTCTGGGCCGCCCCGGACGCGCACAGCGGCGGCTTCCGCTGGATCTCGCCAGGCAGCACGCTGGCGGTGGTGCTGTGGCTGATCCTGTCCAGCGGCTTCGCCACGTACATCGCGAACTTCGCCTCGTACAACAAGACCTACGGCACCGTCGCCGGCGTCATCGTGTTCCTGCTGTGGTTGTGGCTGTCGAACCTGGCCATCCTGCTCGGGCTGGAGTTCAACGCCGAGTTGGCACGGGGGCAGAGTCGCGAGCCGGCGGTCGGGAGCGACGCGTCCTGA
- a CDS encoding TetR/AcrR family transcriptional regulator C-terminal ligand-binding domain-containing protein, translating to MSSPQAKAGRPRNPALDQAILTAAADQLGELGYARMSLEAVAAAAGTTVPSLRRRFRNKAHLVAVVIGSLRVEEPPTEAPTPRDHALAILQNFHSNLRAMPAMAILGSLLAEEARHPELLELFKTRIVEPRRELLRGALAAGELGESADLDVLTSMLIGAFYARYVTVDGIPDDWPERVLGAVWPRSG from the coding sequence ATGAGCTCTCCGCAGGCGAAAGCCGGTCGCCCCCGCAACCCGGCCCTGGACCAGGCGATCCTGACGGCCGCGGCCGACCAGCTCGGCGAACTCGGCTACGCCCGCATGTCGCTGGAGGCGGTGGCGGCCGCCGCGGGCACCACGGTCCCCAGCCTCCGCCGCCGCTTCCGGAACAAGGCGCACCTGGTCGCGGTGGTGATCGGCTCGCTGCGCGTCGAGGAACCGCCGACGGAGGCGCCGACGCCCCGGGATCATGCCCTGGCGATCCTGCAGAACTTCCACAGCAACCTGCGCGCCATGCCGGCGATGGCCATCCTCGGCTCACTGCTGGCGGAGGAGGCACGGCACCCGGAGCTGCTGGAGCTGTTCAAGACGCGCATCGTCGAGCCGCGACGGGAGCTGCTGCGCGGAGCGCTGGCGGCGGGGGAGCTCGGGGAGTCGGCCGATCTTGATGTGCTTACCAGCATGCTGATCGGGGCGTTCTACGCGCGGTACGTCACGGTCGACGGGATTCCGGACGACTGGCCGGAGCGGGTGTTGGGCGCGGTGTGGCCGAGGTCGGGGTGA
- a CDS encoding glycoside hydrolase family 42, with amino-acid sequence MRFKALSFLAACTTAATAWLGTASAAPATTPAQAAAAPSPMWATQLQFDNNGTAWSQASFAALKAKGLTTAEIDMPWGTVEPSQGSFSFTELDQELANAAAGGIKLIPIFWYSGWGGSPAPWVTGREVDSTGASSPAPVWWDPVNQPAYFDYVTKTVAHIAGNAGYGGSILDYGFLDAQWDINGGASGWAQADIDEFHNAYLPNTYGTIAAFNTKYQTSYASFSAVPAAAIGQSLWGVYQAFRAWSVQDTYGRLTAAVRAVTASTPLYYYFGGHFGNAVNYANIPDIFFTLAKQYSATVIVDAAQSPGLTLTFGSLARAYGVPLAQEWTAPSDSTQLAAQAVQWLSNYGMGLPEGGGEDFFIHDGTQKDVVGWPIYTSWLPTLPTITGSYPQQPVAVYMDFSQAYGNTSGGAVGSMEDAITNLWNGYQAGFAVVTSQEVDNGTVKLSSYKAVLPMNGTDANLSAYQSAGGTVLSNGSQLASYAPAYASLANSGVLQVVPDVATNGTSATVTLADITSGTAYNAAVTFSIAGLGMTPGSYHVVDVSGNVVPQAAVSGGICTAPSVQAAQLVQWNIVAGTAPAGTPVPSACGGSGGTPVISLRAHANNDIVTADNAGAAPLIANRTAIGTWEQFDLISNSDGSVSFRAHANGDIVTAENAGAASLIANRTAIGPWEEFDLIHNSDGSVSFRAHANGDVVTAENAGSSPLIANRTAIGPWEEFDLIHD; translated from the coding sequence ATGAGATTCAAGGCTCTGTCCTTCCTGGCAGCCTGCACGACAGCTGCGACAGCCTGGCTCGGCACCGCCTCCGCCGCCCCTGCCACCACCCCCGCCCAAGCCGCGGCCGCGCCGAGCCCGATGTGGGCCACCCAGCTCCAGTTCGACAACAACGGGACGGCCTGGTCCCAGGCCAGCTTCGCGGCGTTGAAGGCGAAAGGCCTGACCACGGCGGAGATCGACATGCCATGGGGCACGGTCGAGCCGTCGCAGGGCAGCTTCAGCTTCACCGAGCTCGATCAGGAACTCGCGAACGCGGCGGCCGGCGGAATCAAGCTCATACCCATCTTCTGGTACTCCGGCTGGGGCGGCAGTCCCGCGCCCTGGGTCACCGGCCGAGAGGTCGACAGCACCGGCGCGAGCAGCCCGGCGCCGGTCTGGTGGGACCCGGTCAACCAGCCCGCCTACTTCGACTACGTCACGAAGACGGTCGCGCACATCGCCGGGAACGCCGGCTACGGCGGCAGCATCCTCGACTACGGCTTCCTCGACGCGCAGTGGGACATCAACGGCGGCGCCTCGGGCTGGGCTCAAGCCGACATCGACGAGTTCCACAACGCCTACCTGCCGAACACCTACGGCACCATCGCGGCGTTCAACACCAAATATCAGACCTCTTACGCGTCCTTCAGCGCCGTCCCGGCCGCAGCGATCGGCCAATCACTGTGGGGCGTCTACCAAGCCTTCCGGGCCTGGAGCGTGCAGGACACCTACGGCCGGCTCACCGCCGCGGTCCGTGCCGTCACCGCCTCGACACCGCTCTACTACTACTTCGGCGGGCACTTCGGGAACGCCGTCAACTACGCGAACATCCCCGACATCTTCTTCACCCTGGCCAAGCAGTACTCGGCCACGGTGATCGTGGACGCCGCGCAGTCCCCCGGCCTGACGCTGACCTTCGGCAGCCTGGCCCGCGCCTACGGAGTCCCGCTGGCGCAGGAGTGGACGGCGCCGAGCGACAGCACACAGCTCGCCGCGCAGGCGGTGCAGTGGCTGTCCAACTACGGGATGGGCCTGCCGGAAGGCGGCGGCGAGGACTTCTTCATCCACGACGGCACGCAGAAGGACGTCGTCGGCTGGCCGATCTACACCTCCTGGCTGCCGACACTGCCGACCATCACCGGCTCCTATCCGCAGCAGCCGGTGGCCGTCTACATGGACTTCTCCCAGGCCTACGGCAACACCTCCGGCGGCGCCGTGGGCAGCATGGAGGACGCGATCACGAACCTCTGGAACGGCTACCAGGCCGGGTTCGCGGTCGTCACCAGCCAGGAGGTCGACAACGGGACCGTGAAGCTGTCGTCCTACAAGGCGGTTCTGCCGATGAACGGCACGGACGCGAACCTGAGCGCCTACCAGTCCGCGGGCGGAACGGTGCTGAGCAACGGATCGCAGCTCGCCTCGTACGCCCCGGCCTACGCGTCCCTCGCCAACAGCGGCGTGCTGCAAGTCGTACCGGACGTCGCCACGAACGGCACCAGCGCGACGGTGACGCTCGCGGACATCACCTCCGGCACCGCCTACAACGCCGCAGTGACCTTCAGCATCGCAGGCCTCGGTATGACGCCCGGGAGCTACCACGTCGTCGATGTCAGCGGGAACGTGGTACCGCAGGCCGCCGTCAGCGGCGGGATCTGCACGGCCCCGAGCGTCCAGGCCGCGCAGCTCGTGCAGTGGAACATCGTGGCCGGGACAGCTCCCGCCGGAACCCCGGTTCCCTCGGCCTGCGGCGGCAGCGGCGGCACTCCGGTGATCAGCCTGCGGGCGCACGCGAACAACGACATCGTCACGGCGGACAACGCCGGCGCGGCGCCGCTGATCGCCAACCGCACCGCGATCGGCACCTGGGAGCAGTTCGACCTGATCTCCAACTCCGACGGGAGCGTCAGCTTCCGCGCGCACGCCAACGGCGACATCGTCACCGCCGAGAACGCCGGCGCGGCGTCGCTGATCGCGAACCGCACCGCGATCGGGCCGTGGGAGGAGTTCGACCTCATCCACAACTCCGACGGCAGCGTCAGCTTCCGCGCTCACGCCAACGGCGACGTCGTCACCGCCGAGAACGCCGGCTCCAGCCCGCTGATCGCCAACCGCACCGCCATCGGGCCGTGGGAGGAGTTCGACCTCATCCACGACTGA